TTGTACTCGCCCCATGAATGAATAGCGCAGTATTCTTCGCCGCTAAAGATTTCGAGGAGATAAGAATACTGTTTAGTCGAAAACCTCCCACATCAAAAGAAATTGCATTCTCCTGTATGTTCATCGCCATCCTCAAAACATGCGTAACCGGACTCATTTTAGTGTCTCCGGCCTGACAGGCTATCCGGTCGGAGCCGTTTATTCACATTGAAACCTGTTACATTTTGGGTAAAAGCACCTTATCAATAACGTGTATTACTCCGTTTGACTGTTTTACGTCTGCTATTGTTACGTGAGCAACAGTTCCGTTTTCATCGGTAAGCGTAATCTTTCCCATCGCCTCTTTGGCCTTTAGAAGGCAGCCGCCCACTGTTTTGATGTCGTGTGTTCCTTTGTCATCGGCTATCATTTTGGCGATATTCTTTGACATGGCGTCAGCGGCAACAACGTGACAGGTGAGGACCTTCGTTAACTTTTCTTTGTTTTCGGGCTTCAAAAGAGTATTGACTGTTCCTTCTGGTAAGGCAGCGAAAGCTTCATTGGTTGGCGCAAAAACTGTAAAGGGGCCTTTTCCTTTGAGCGTATCTACCAGACCCGCAGCTTTAACGGCAGCGACGAGCGTTGTATGATCCTTGGAATTCATTGCATTGTCGACAATGGTTTTGTTGTCATACATTGCGGCTCCGCCGACGTTCGGATTTTCAGCAAAAGCCGCGGTAGAGATCACGGAAAAAATAGCTGCGACGGTGAGTGCCTGTTTCGAAAAACGCATTATTTCATTCTCCTCCCTAAACCCGGATTTTTACCGGATCACCCACATATTTGGGGGCACATCAAATTACGAATCTGCCGGTGGATCAGATCAGTCTTCAGAATAATATTATTCAGTCGTGAATATAGCAGCTCAGGGAATATCCGTATTGGTTGAGAAATTTGAATAGAACGTGAGGCGGAATGACGTCCGCTTGCCCGTGTTAGTAAGTTTTGGAATATGACAATGTGAAAGCGTCGCGTTCGCTGATCAATGAGAAGCCTTTTAATAACCGTATTGGGTTGGACACGGTCTTTGTTCCTGTATGGAGAAACGGGATTTATTTGTAGATATGATTGATTGAGAACGGACGGTAATTTCTGGTTTCCGTTGTTGCCAATCATTATCGGGATCAGTTCTTGACTGGCAATCAGTGCAGTGCAAGACTTTTTGAGTAACGTGGGTTCGTTCTGTTCCAGCTTCCTGCGCACCTGAAAACCAAGAATATTCATAATATATTGTGGAGCTTAGTGCTATATTTCTCGGTATAGAAGCAAAATAGTATAGATTTTTGAAGTGAATTCTCTTTTATATTTAGGTAAAGAATAACAAATTTCTAAAATTCTGGAATGTTTTCCTTAAATATCACTTGGACGCGTGGTGGATGATGATCGAAAGGTTGACCTTTGATACTGCTTATCAAAATCGCCAATGACTCGCGCGCTTCCACGCGCGGATTCTGGTCAATGACGGCATCCATCGTGCCATTCAACAGAAGTCGTTTGGTGCCTTCGGTCAGTTCATGCCCGATGAAAATAATGGAATCTGTTTTGCCTGAATCCATCAACGCCTGCCCGATACCTTGATTGCCTGCACCGAGATTATAGATACCTGCAAGGCCGGGGTGGCGTTTAAGCAAAGCTATGGTCTCTGAATAAGCCTTTTCGCGGCTGTCTTCGATTTCGTTTAGTTCGACGATACTGAGACGCGGAAACTCCTCCGCGATAACACGGCGAAAGCCCATCTCACGCTCTTCATGGCCACGATAGGAAAGCGAACCGGCAAACAGCGCAATCTTGCCTTCTGCCGAGCGGCCAAGAAAACGACCGAGAACATAACCGCCGAGGCGCCCCGCGGCGCGGTTATCGATGCCAATATAACCGACGCGCGGTATATGCAGAATGTCAGACGCAATGGTGACGATATGTGCGCCGGATTGGGCCAGCGAGCGCATGGCTTCGCGCACCGTCGGGTGATCCAGTGCAATTACGCCAACGCCTTGCGCCTGTCCTTTGAGGCCTTCAAGCGCACGCGCAAGCGTGTTTGGATTGAAGCCTTCGACACTGTGAAGCCTCAACTCGACTTGAGGTTGTAGCGCGGCCTGTCTGGCAATTTCGTCACGCAGATTGGCTATAAAGGTGTTCGTGCCAGCCGGCAGAACGAAATCGAGTCTGATGCTGTCGGCAAACTGCGCGTCCGGCGGAGTGCTGCCGGGCAGATAGCCAAGATTGCGAGCAGCTTCGAGGACGATTTCGCGTGTGCGCTCTTTCACGCCTTCGCGATTGTTTAGAACGCGATCAACCGTAGCGCTTGAGACGCCTGCTATTCTGGCAATATCGCTGACCGTGGAACGCAAATCAGACCCCTCATTAAAATGATGGGAAATGATGTATTTCGATTTGCGAAAGATGCAAGACCAGTTACGCATGAAAAGTGCGTTTTCCCTATCAAGCAGCCAGTCAGTCCGTCGTATCCATCAGTAAACATCATGAATTTATATATGAACCCTTCAATTACGGGGATTAACTTAGTATCTCATCGAAATCGACGTAAAATGATGTAAAATGATTTAATATGATGTTGACACTGTGGATTGAAGTCTTCATTAATCCTCAGCGCGCCAATGGAGGTTGGCTTCGTCCCTGGACGGTCCGGACTGTGATCGATGGATCTGTGCGGGGACATTTAATGGGAGGACGCGATGAGCGAAGCACGGGGCTTTGTTCCTGATCCGCAGGTGCGGGCTCGGGATTTCAAAATAGGCTGTATTGGCGCAGGCATGATCATGGCCGAGTGCCATCTTGCTGCCTATAAGGAAGCGGGCTTTACGGTCGCGGCAATCGCCTCACGCACCAAGGCAAAGGCCGAAGAGGTCGCCGCGCGTTGGGGTATCGCTACAGTGCACGACACGCCAGAAGCGCTGATTGGCGACGAAGCTATCAAAATCATCGATATTGCTTATCCGCCGGATCAGCAGCCTGCGCTCATTCGCAAAGCGCTTGCGCAGCCACATATCAAGGGCATTCTCGCCCAAAAGCCACTGGCTCTGAGGCTTGAAGAGGCCATTGCGCTTCGCGATGAAGCAGCGAAGGCTGGCAAAATCCTCTCGGTCAATCAGAACATGCGCTACGACCAGTCGATGCGCGTACTGAAGCAAATTCTCGACAAGGGTGAGCTTGGCGCGCCTGTCATGGCGACAATCGAGATGCGTGCCATCCCGCATTGGCAGGGGTTTCTGGAAGATTATGACCGCCTGACACTGTCTAACATGAGCGTGCATCATCTCGATGTGCTGCGCTTCCTGTTTGGTGAACCTGACACCATCACCACGCTGACGCGCACTGACCCCCGCACTCAGTTTGAACACAAGGACGGTATCACCGTTTCAACGCTGATGTTCCCGAGCGGTGTGATGGCTGTTTCGATGGAAGACGTCTGGTCCGGGCCGTGCGAGGAGAGCTTTGACAGCGATATTTACATCAAATGGCGGGTCGAGGGTACGGATGGTGTGGCACAGGGCACGATTGGCTGGCCGGATGGTTCGCCATCAACGCTGACTTATGCCTCCAAAAAGACGACAGACGGCAAATGGGTAAGCCCAAAATGGGAAACCATGTGGTTCCCGCACGCTTTTATCGGTGTGATGGAGCAGCTGCAATACGCCATTCAGTCTGGCGAGCCGCCAGCGCTTTCTGTGGCGGACAATGTGAAGACGGTCGCACTCATTGAGGCTGGCTACAAGTCAATCGATGAAGGCCGCACTGTCAAATTGTCCGAGATATCAATCAATTAAATGAGTACATCTTTCCCGAAAAGTGCGAAGCGATTTTCGGGAAAGATGTGCATTAACAAAAAATCTTAACGGGAGGGTTTCGATCATGATGCAGGTGGGTATTTTCAGCGGCTATTTCCCTTATTCGCTTGAGAAAACGGCCAAAAAAATCCACGCACTCGACTTCAATACAGTCCAGCTGGATATGCATTTCAAGGATATCGATCTGAGTGCGGGACAGATCACTAAGGACAAATGCGTCAAAATTCGCGAAACATTCCGCGATCATAATCTGCCGATTTCATGCATTTCCGGTTATACGAATATCATTCATCCGGACAAGGCGGAGCGCGAGCGCCGCGTGGGTTATCTCAAAGAGATTATCCGCCACGCGCAATATCTCGGTACGCCTTATGTGATTTCGGAAACCGGTACTTACAACACTGAATCCGACTGGGTTCATCATCCGAAGAACAAGACCGAAGAGGGTTTTGAAGAGTGCCGCAAGGTCATCGCTGATTTGTCGCAATTTGCTTATGACCACGGTGCGGTGTTCCTGCTCGAAACCTATGTGAACAACGTCGTCGGTTCGGTCGAGGAAACGGTGAAAATGTTTGCGCAGGTCGATCATCCAGGGCTTGGCCTGCTGATGGACCCAACCAATTATTTTGAGACGCACAACATCGACCGGATGGATGAAATTCTCAACCAGGTTTTCGATACGTTGAGCGACAAGATCAAGATCGGTCATGCCAAGGACGTCAAGCGCTCAGGCGACGACAAGACGGAAAAGCATGCTGATATCGGTGATGCCGATGCCCTTGAAAGCCATACTTTCCGCGGCGTTGGTGAGATCGAACTGCCGGCCCCGGGTCTCGGTTCGCTGAACTATGACCTTTACCTCAAGCGCCTTGCACAAAAGCATCCGAATATTCCGATGATTATCGAACATCTCGATGAGGCCGATGTGCCACGTGCGAAGAAGTTCCTCGATGGAAAGCTGCGCGCGCAGGGACTTTAATACCACCTTGGGCGGGGTGGGGCGGCCGGTGTTATAAAGGTGCTATAAACAAGCGTTTAAACACTGGCCGCCTTTGACTGAACTAGCTGCGCGCCGCAGCATTTTAAGGTAACAGAATGGTGAAGCTTTATGGAGAGGTGAGGTCGCGTCGCGACATCGCCGCGAGCAGTGGCTCTTTTGCGCAATTTGCAGGCGTTCGCCTGATGGTGCTTGAAGACGGATTGGAACGCGGCATAAGAATGCTGGAGTTTCGTTCAGGCACCGGTTTGCGCTTTACCGTTCTGGTTGATCGCGCGCTTGATATTGCCGATTGCGACTATCGTGGCATGGCTATCGGTTGGCATTCTCCGTCCGGTTTCCGCCATCCGGGACTGCATGAATATGAGGGCGAGGGCGGTCTTGGCTGGATGCGTTCTTTCTCCGGCCTGATGGTGACATGCGGTCTGGACCATATCCTCTTTATGTATGACGAGGCGGCGGACCATTATAATTACAAGCCGCGTCAGACGATCAAGCACGCCATTCATGGCCGTGTTGGTACTATTCCTGCAAAGCTGACTGGCTATGGTGAGCGCTGGGAAGGCGACGAATGCACTCTCTGGTGCGAGGGTGTCGTCACACAGGGAACCGTGTTCGGTGAGCATCTCGAACTGACACGCCGCATCGAAATCAAAGCCGGTACGAACGATATCAAGCTGACAGATCGCGTGACCAATCGCGGTTTTTATCGCACGCCGCATATGTATTGTTATCATATTAATGTCGGGCACCCCGTTTTGGCCGAAGGCTCACGTTATTTGGCACCTGTCAGGGATGTGGTCTGGGCGGCTCATGCCGGAGAAGACTACAAAAAGCAGAGCGTCGGATATCGTACGCTGCCTGCGCCGCAGATGCAGTTTCATGAGCAGGTCTGGCAGCATGAAATGGGTGCGGATGCCAATGGTGAAGTGCCGGTTGCGCTGGTCAATGACAAGCTGGGCATCGGTTTTGAAGTCGTTACCCGCAAGGATCAGTTCCCCTGCATGTATGAGTGGCAGAATCTGCAGGCCGGGCAATATGCGCTCGGTATCGAACCTGCGACCAATCACGTTCTGGGACATGGTGCTGCCCGCGACCGCGGCGAACTGATCTGGCTCGAACACGGCGAAGAGCGCCGTTACGATAGCACGTTCCGTATTCTTGGTGATGCGGCGAGCATCGCGGATACAGAAACATGCATTGCCGCAATTGCGAAGCAGCCAATTGAGGAATATCCGGTGCCATCGGGCAATCACGTTGCTATTGGAGACCGCTCATGACCGCACCATCGCCGTTTTCTGTGACAGGCAAAACCATTCTCTACACGGGTGCTGCCGGTGGCCTAGGTCTTGAAACTACGCTCAATTTTCTACGCGCTGGCGCACGGGTTGTGGCTATCGATCATGATCCGAAAAAAATTGAAGAGTTGAAAAGCAAGGCGGAGGTCGAGGGGCATAGCGGACTTTCGATCCATGCGCTCGATCTGTCGGATTTGCAGTCACTCCGCCCTGAATTGGAGGCGATTAGTCGTGAGGCCGGTGGTTTTGATGTCGTAATCAACAATGCTGCGATTTATCCGTCCAAGCCATTTGAAGACTATACACTTGAGGAAATGCAGAAAGTGCAGCACATCAATGTCGATGCGGGCATTGTCTGCGTTCAGGTGGCGCTGCCGCATATGCGTGAAAAGGGGTGGGGTCGTATTATCAATATCGCCAGCGTGACTGCCTATGGCGGCTGGTCGCTCCTTTCGCCTTATGTGCAATCAAAAGGGGCGCTCATTGGGCTTGCACGTGCCTGGGCACGCGAGTTCGGTACCTATGGCATTACCGTCAATGCAATTTCGCCGGGTGCTTTTCCAACAGATGCCGAGAAAATCCACCCCGACCCGGAGGGTTATACGAAATTCGTGCTTGAGCATCAGGCTGTTAAGCGTCGCGGATCGTCGCGGGATATTGCCTCGGCTTTGATGTTTCTTGCCTCTGATGAAGCAGGATTTATCTCCGGGCAGACCTTGAATGTCGATGGCGGATGGGTGATGCATTAAGGAATGAGTTTGCATTGGAGGAATGCGTGAGGAAGCTTTATCTGGCTGTTGGGTCGCTTAATCGCGAAGCCCCTTATTTTCAGGGTGCGCGTGGCGAGGGTCTTTCCATCTTCGCATTCGATACGACGACAGGAGATGCATCGTATACATGCGCAACATCTTCCGTCGACAATCCAACATTTCTGAGTGTCGCGCCGGATACCGGCGTGATTTATGCAAATTCCGAAGTATTTAGCTGGCACGAGGGAACGGTCAGTGCCTATCGTTTTGATGCTGAAAAGGGTGAACTTGTTTATCTCAACAAGCAAAGTGCCCAAGGCAGCATAACTGCGCATAATACCGTGACAGTGGATGGAAAGTTTGTGCTTGTCGCCAATTATGCGATGGGCTCGGGCGGGCCTGACCAGTCGCTTGTTGCGTTGCCAGTGTTGTCTGACGGCAGCCTCGGGCCGGTTTCACATAGCGTTCGTCACGAGGGCAAGCTTGGGCCTGTCGTCGACCGGCAGGAACGGAGCCACCCGCATTGCGTGGTTGAAACACCGGAAGGCGGCATGTTTCTGTCTGCGGACCTCGGCCTTGATGAAGTCATTGCCTATCGCCTTGATAATGATGGCAGTTTCAAGCGGGTGAGCAGTGTTGCGACGCCACCCGGTACTGGTCCTCGCCATATCGCACAGCATCCCGACAGCCGGTTTGTCTATGTCTCCAACGAACTGAATTCCACGGTTTCGCTCATTGAGCGCGACGGCGATGAGATGCGCCTTGTTCAGATCTTGCCGACAGTGCCAGCGAATTTTGAGTCGCATGGGGCTGATATTCACCTCTCGCCCGATGGTCGCTTTCTTTACTGTTCCAATCGCGGTCATGACTCGATCACCACATTTCGTGTGGATCAGGAGAATGGCAGCCTGGTTGAGATCGGTCACAGCTTTACGGGTGGCGCAACACCGCGTAATTTTACGCTGACACCGGATGGCTACTGGCTTTTGGTCGCTAACCAGAATGGAGATTGCATTGCGATCTTCGCAATCGATAAGGAGACGGGAATTTTGACCGATACGGGCAAACGCATCGAAATAGGCACCCCCGTCTGTGTCAGGCCTTTCTATCTGTGAGCGTTGAAGCCTCAACACCGCGAAAGCAGCGCCGCAAAGGTTCTGGTGTGACCATGGCGGATGTGGCTGCGGCTGCAGGGGTTTCCATGCAGACCGTTTCGCGTGCGTTGCGTTTTCCAGATTCCGTGATGCCTGAAAAGCGGAAGCTTATACAGGATGCAATCGAGAAGACGCATTACGTTCATAATCTCGCGGCCAGCCATCTTGCATCGCATAAAAGCAATACGGTTGCGGCGATTATACCCACACTGTCCGCATCTGTTTTTGCTGACACGATCCAGCATTTTTCCGATGTACTGCATCGGTCCGGTTATCAGATATTTTTAGGCAATACTGATTACCGAATGGAGCGCGAGGAAGAAATCATTCGTAGCCTCCTCGGGCGGCGACCGGATGGGGTTTTTCTGATCGGCACACACCATAGCAAGCGCAGTGTTGCATTGCTCAAACGTGCCGAAATTCCAGTCGTTGAGGGCTGGGATTTTACCGATAAACCGATTGACCGGCTGGTGGGATTTTCCAATACGGCGGCAATCACCGAGATGGTCAGTCATCTGATCAATACGGGTCGGCGCTATATTGTGTTTGCCGGTGTGGTTCGGAAAGGCGACAGCCGTGCTGCCGAACGCCGTGGCGCATTCAAAGCGGCAATGGAGCAAGAGTTTCCGGACGAGAAGCCACGCATCACGGTGGCAACTGAAATGCCGATTGCCATGGCTTCGGGTGTCGATCTTCTGCGACGGGCGTTGGCTCAATATCCGGAAGCCGATGCTGTCATGTTTTCAAGCGATATTCTTGCTTCCGGTGCGCTTCTGGAGACACAGCGCATTGGTATCAAAGTGCCACAACGGCTCGCGATTACAGGCTTTGGCGACTTTGAACTTTCGCGTCATCTGCTGCCGCCATTGACGACGGTTGCAGTACCTTCGGCGGAAATCGGACGGAAGGCGGGTGAGCTTTTACTGGAAGCAATGCGTGGCGAAACATCGACAAACACGATTGTCGATGTCGGTTTCGAACTCAAGATCAGGGCTAGTGGCTAATAACCATCTGATGCTCGAAGTCGGTTAGCATTTTGCAGCCATTTTCTGTCACATGCAGCATGAATTCGAGCCGCACGCCGCCAGTGTCCGGATCGAAGGCGGTGGGTTCTACCATCACAACCATGTCTTTGCGGAAACGCTCTGTTTCATAGCTGACAAGCCGTGGCCATTCATGGACAGATGTACCGATAGAATGTCCGGAGTGATGGGCATAGCCATAGCCATGTGCTGCGATATGGGCCTGCAATTTTTGATCCAGTTCACCGATGCCAAGGCCTGGGCGGATGATTTCGATTGCCAGATCAAGCGCCGATTTTACGGCCTTGAACTGTTTCTCAAACTCATTAGTTGTTTTGCCCACCATTGCCGATGCGCAGCTGTCGCCCCAATAGCCTTTGACGCGCGGTGCGAGATCGCAGATGAGTGGGTCACCGGTGGCAACGATACGGTTTGTTGGCCAGCCCATGAATGCTGATGTGCGGGTTTTGCCGGATATGAAATCGCCGGTAAGTGGCAGGCGTTCACCAGCTCTGCTTTCCATGCCGAGCCTGATGTCGGCAAATATTTCCAGCTCGCTGCGGCCCGCCTTGCTGTGCTCAATAAACGCGCGTTGCCCGGCGGAAGCGGTCAGCGCTGCCTTACGCAATAGCGCGATCTCAGTTGCTGTTTTCACCATGCGCTGGCGCTTGAAAGCATCATCAATCGACACACGACGGCATGTGTCGATAAGTGGGAGCAAGGATAATGGGAAGCTGTTCTGCTCTATGGCAATTGCTCCTCCGATACCAAATTTGGTAAAGAGATCCTGTGCAGCATTGAGATAGTTCGTAAAAATGTCTGTCGGCTCTTTATATGAAAAACCTTCATATGTGAGAATGATCTGTGCCCAGCTTGGCGTTTCTGCTTCGAGATTGGTGACGACAAGTCCGCATTCGCCGTTTTTGCCAACCAATGCGATGGCAGGTCCACCCGCAAAGGGTGATGGCCCCGCTTCAATGGAAACGACATGACCTGAAGCGTAGGCGATGCCATCGGGGCTGGTAAAAACGCCCCAATCGGCACCGGATGCTTTGATGGCATCAATTGTCCGTGCAAGCCGCTCGTCCAACGGGTTCTCCTTCAGATAAGATTGCGGATATGGCGATCACGGCCATAGGCTGCGACCAGAAGCAGGATGAGGATACCGAGTGACGACTGTACCATGGCGTCCGAAAATCCCATGCCGATGAGAAACGTGCGCAGTTCCATCAGCATGATCGCGCCAGCCACCGTTCCGACAAATCCGCCACGCCCGCCGATCAGTGCGGTTCCGCCGATAACGACCGCAGAAACCGTTTGGAAAAGATAGGGCGTGCCCACTGTCGCACTTGATGAGCCGGTGAAGCCGAGCAGAAGAATGCCAGCAAGCGCCGCAAACATGGCACTGAGGCCAAAGGTGCTTGCCCAGATTGCAACCGGTCTGATCAGTGCCAGTTCGGCGGCTTTGATATTTGAACCCAGCGCATAAAGCTTGCGGCCATAAATCGTACGGCGCAACACAAAGACGGTGCCAACGGTCAGCAAAATTGTAAACGGGATCAGCCAAGGGAATGGCAAAGGCCCGATGCTGCCACCCAATGACACGAAATCATTGATGAAAGCGGGCGCTGAACCTGTTGGCAAGCCGCGTGTCCAGATTTGTACGCCTGCTTGAACCATCGTTCCGACACCAAGCGTGACGATGAGTGGGTGGATGGAAAGCGCTGCCGATAATGCGCCGGAAAACGCACCGATCAGCCCCGCCGATGCCAGCACGATAATACCGGCCAAAAGCGGTGACATTCCATCGCCATAGAGGCTGGCGAAGACAACATTGGCAAAGCCGATGACAAACGGAATGGAAAGGTCGATGCCACCAAGGATCATCACCAGCGTCTGCCCGAGTGCTGCAATCGCAAGCAGTGCTGCCAGAACCAGCATGGCGCGAATGGAGAAAAGGCTGGCAAAGCCCGGAATGAGGGCTGCTCCCAGGAGGAATACCAGCGCCACCCCGATGAAGGCGACCAGCGCGCGATTTGTAGCCAGTGCCTTAATCATGACTGCGCCACCTTGCGTCGGAAAGAGAGTTTGAGTTTTTCGGAGTTGAGGCAGACAGCCAGAACAAGTACTGCGCCATAGACTGCCTGCAGCACGAAGGTCGAGACGTTGAAGGCCGTCAACATGCTTTGCAGCAGGAATATACATGCTGCACCCAGAAATGCTGCGGTTAATCCGCCAACGCCGCCGGCGAGGCTGACGCCGCCAAGGGCGACTGCAGCAATAGCAATCAGCGTATAGCCGGGACCGATGATCGGATCACCTGAGCCAATGAGGGCTGTGAGCGACAATGCTGCCAGTCCTGCGAATAATCCGGCCAGCACATAAGCGATGAAGCGCACGAGCGGAACATTGACACCAGCGGTGTAGGCGGCTCGATCCTCGCTGCCGACGGCCATAAGCGTCTCATAGAAAGGCAGGCGTTTGATACCGATCCATATCAGAACCGCAGCACCTACCGGCAGAATGGACCATGGACCCGCAAAAGATGACAGCCATGCAGGTACGGAACCCGATGGGGACGGCAGGATGGTGAGCGCCAGCCCGCCAAATATCAAGTAGGTGCCAAGCGTTGCAACAATTGGCTGAATACGGATGATCGCCGCCAGAAGGCCATTTAATGCGCCAGCTAGAATACCGAGTGCAATTGCTGCCGGGATAATGATGCAGGGCGAGGATATGCCGCCTTTTGTGATCAGCATCTGAACGAGAATGACATTGATCAAACCCACGAGCGGACCAACGGAAATGTCAATTGAGCCGCGTCCGGCAAGAAACGGTATGGTAACCGCGAGCGAAGTCAGCAGCAGCGGCGCTGCAAGTCCCAACACCGAGCCCCAGTTTGACGGTGCAAAGCGTACCGGGTTAAGCACAATATTGATGACAAGCAGAATGATGAACAGGATTGCGGCGAGCCGTGTTTCCTGACTGCCGCAGAAGATGCGCCGCAAGCCGCTTTTGTTGTCGGTTAAGATCATAGCTCCACCTCATCCTGCCCGAACATGGCTGCAAGGACGCCCGACATCGACATTTCGGATTTGCTGATAGTTTTTGAGCATTCAAAATCGCGGAACACTGAAACGCTGTCGCAGATTTGCAGGATTTCTTCGATTTCGCTCGACAGGATGACGAGCGCGATACCTTCTTCACGGGCGAGTTTACGGAAGGCTTCATAGAATTTCATGCGGGTGTTGAGATCAACGCCGCGTGTCGGATCGTTGAGCAGCATTACAAGCGGTTTGAGCG
This DNA window, taken from Brucella pseudogrignonensis, encodes the following:
- a CDS encoding fasciclin domain-containing protein, with the protein product MRFSKQALTVAAIFSVISTAAFAENPNVGGAAMYDNKTIVDNAMNSKDHTTLVAAVKAAGLVDTLKGKGPFTVFAPTNEAFAALPEGTVNTLLKPENKEKLTKVLTCHVVAADAMSKNIAKMIADDKGTHDIKTVGGCLLKAKEAMGKITLTDENGTVAHVTIADVKQSNGVIHVIDKVLLPKM
- a CDS encoding LacI family DNA-binding transcriptional regulator, yielding MRSTVSDIARIAGVSSATVDRVLNNREGVKERTREIVLEAARNLGYLPGSTPPDAQFADSIRLDFVLPAGTNTFIANLRDEIARQAALQPQVELRLHSVEGFNPNTLARALEGLKGQAQGVGVIALDHPTVREAMRSLAQSGAHIVTIASDILHIPRVGYIGIDNRAAGRLGGYVLGRFLGRSAEGKIALFAGSLSYRGHEEREMGFRRVIAEEFPRLSIVELNEIEDSREKAYSETIALLKRHPGLAGIYNLGAGNQGIGQALMDSGKTDSIIFIGHELTEGTKRLLLNGTMDAVIDQNPRVEARESLAILISSIKGQPFDHHPPRVQVIFKENIPEF
- a CDS encoding Gfo/Idh/MocA family oxidoreductase; translation: MSEARGFVPDPQVRARDFKIGCIGAGMIMAECHLAAYKEAGFTVAAIASRTKAKAEEVAARWGIATVHDTPEALIGDEAIKIIDIAYPPDQQPALIRKALAQPHIKGILAQKPLALRLEEAIALRDEAAKAGKILSVNQNMRYDQSMRVLKQILDKGELGAPVMATIEMRAIPHWQGFLEDYDRLTLSNMSVHHLDVLRFLFGEPDTITTLTRTDPRTQFEHKDGITVSTLMFPSGVMAVSMEDVWSGPCEESFDSDIYIKWRVEGTDGVAQGTIGWPDGSPSTLTYASKKTTDGKWVSPKWETMWFPHAFIGVMEQLQYAIQSGEPPALSVADNVKTVALIEAGYKSIDEGRTVKLSEISIN
- a CDS encoding sugar phosphate isomerase/epimerase; translation: MMQVGIFSGYFPYSLEKTAKKIHALDFNTVQLDMHFKDIDLSAGQITKDKCVKIRETFRDHNLPISCISGYTNIIHPDKAERERRVGYLKEIIRHAQYLGTPYVISETGTYNTESDWVHHPKNKTEEGFEECRKVIADLSQFAYDHGAVFLLETYVNNVVGSVEETVKMFAQVDHPGLGLLMDPTNYFETHNIDRMDEILNQVFDTLSDKIKIGHAKDVKRSGDDKTEKHADIGDADALESHTFRGVGEIELPAPGLGSLNYDLYLKRLAQKHPNIPMIIEHLDEADVPRAKKFLDGKLRAQGL
- a CDS encoding aldose 1-epimerase family protein, whose protein sequence is MVKLYGEVRSRRDIAASSGSFAQFAGVRLMVLEDGLERGIRMLEFRSGTGLRFTVLVDRALDIADCDYRGMAIGWHSPSGFRHPGLHEYEGEGGLGWMRSFSGLMVTCGLDHILFMYDEAADHYNYKPRQTIKHAIHGRVGTIPAKLTGYGERWEGDECTLWCEGVVTQGTVFGEHLELTRRIEIKAGTNDIKLTDRVTNRGFYRTPHMYCYHINVGHPVLAEGSRYLAPVRDVVWAAHAGEDYKKQSVGYRTLPAPQMQFHEQVWQHEMGADANGEVPVALVNDKLGIGFEVVTRKDQFPCMYEWQNLQAGQYALGIEPATNHVLGHGAARDRGELIWLEHGEERRYDSTFRILGDAASIADTETCIAAIAKQPIEEYPVPSGNHVAIGDRS
- a CDS encoding SDR family NAD(P)-dependent oxidoreductase — translated: MTAPSPFSVTGKTILYTGAAGGLGLETTLNFLRAGARVVAIDHDPKKIEELKSKAEVEGHSGLSIHALDLSDLQSLRPELEAISREAGGFDVVINNAAIYPSKPFEDYTLEEMQKVQHINVDAGIVCVQVALPHMREKGWGRIINIASVTAYGGWSLLSPYVQSKGALIGLARAWAREFGTYGITVNAISPGAFPTDAEKIHPDPEGYTKFVLEHQAVKRRGSSRDIASALMFLASDEAGFISGQTLNVDGGWVMH
- a CDS encoding lactonase family protein: MRKLYLAVGSLNREAPYFQGARGEGLSIFAFDTTTGDASYTCATSSVDNPTFLSVAPDTGVIYANSEVFSWHEGTVSAYRFDAEKGELVYLNKQSAQGSITAHNTVTVDGKFVLVANYAMGSGGPDQSLVALPVLSDGSLGPVSHSVRHEGKLGPVVDRQERSHPHCVVETPEGGMFLSADLGLDEVIAYRLDNDGSFKRVSSVATPPGTGPRHIAQHPDSRFVYVSNELNSTVSLIERDGDEMRLVQILPTVPANFESHGADIHLSPDGRFLYCSNRGHDSITTFRVDQENGSLVEIGHSFTGGATPRNFTLTPDGYWLLVANQNGDCIAIFAIDKETGILTDTGKRIEIGTPVCVRPFYL
- a CDS encoding LacI family DNA-binding transcriptional regulator — its product is MSVEASTPRKQRRKGSGVTMADVAAAAGVSMQTVSRALRFPDSVMPEKRKLIQDAIEKTHYVHNLAASHLASHKSNTVAAIIPTLSASVFADTIQHFSDVLHRSGYQIFLGNTDYRMEREEEIIRSLLGRRPDGVFLIGTHHSKRSVALLKRAEIPVVEGWDFTDKPIDRLVGFSNTAAITEMVSHLINTGRRYIVFAGVVRKGDSRAAERRGAFKAAMEQEFPDEKPRITVATEMPIAMASGVDLLRRALAQYPEADAVMFSSDILASGALLETQRIGIKVPQRLAITGFGDFELSRHLLPPLTTVAVPSAEIGRKAGELLLEAMRGETSTNTIVDVGFELKIRASG
- a CDS encoding Xaa-Pro peptidase family protein; this translates as MDERLARTIDAIKASGADWGVFTSPDGIAYASGHVVSIEAGPSPFAGGPAIALVGKNGECGLVVTNLEAETPSWAQIILTYEGFSYKEPTDIFTNYLNAAQDLFTKFGIGGAIAIEQNSFPLSLLPLIDTCRRVSIDDAFKRQRMVKTATEIALLRKAALTASAGQRAFIEHSKAGRSELEIFADIRLGMESRAGERLPLTGDFISGKTRTSAFMGWPTNRIVATGDPLICDLAPRVKGYWGDSCASAMVGKTTNEFEKQFKAVKSALDLAIEIIRPGLGIGELDQKLQAHIAAHGYGYAHHSGHSIGTSVHEWPRLVSYETERFRKDMVVMVEPTAFDPDTGGVRLEFMLHVTENGCKMLTDFEHQMVISH